The nucleotide sequence GCTTCAAATTGCTTCCACTCGCCGCGCTTCACTTCACTGCGGCTGGCGAGTACGAGCGCTCCATGCAAATCCTTGCGCTGGCTGGGCTGTGCGGGCTTGCCGTTGTAGGTGACGCCGGTCTCTCGCGATCCGAGAATGAGTTCGTCGGTTGCGGGATTACATATCCCGCCCGCGACCGGGATACCGTTCTCTACCATCGCAATCGACACGCAAAATTCCGGGATGCCCTGCACGAATTCGCGGGTTCCATCCAGGGGATCAACCACCCACACGCGTTGCTTGTCGAGGCGCGAAAAATCGTCCACCGTTTCTTCGGACAGCCAGCCTTCGCCATCGCGCAGAAGGTTCTTCTTCAATACTTCATCAACGGCGCGGTCCGCTTCGGTGACGGGATCCGTCCCGACCTTGTACTGCGCTTCGATCGCGCCCGGTGTAAAGCGGTTCAATACTTCGCGAGCCGCTTCCAGAGCGGCATGAATTCTTTGTAGA is from Acidobacteriota bacterium and encodes:
- a CDS encoding 3'(2'),5'-bisphosphate nucleotidase CysQ, whose amino-acid sequence is MNDTLQRIHAALEAAREVLNRFTPGAIEAQYKVGTDPVTEADRAVDEVLKKNLLRDGEGWLSEETVDDFSRLDKQRVWVVDPLDGTREFVQGIPEFCVSIAMVENGIPVAGGICNPATDELILGSRETGVTYNGKPAQPSQRKDLHGALVLASRSEVKRGEWKQFEAAEFNIRPMGSVAYKLGLVAAGRADLTFTLVPKNEWDVAAGAALVESAGGFILTLDQTPLRCNQKNPLLSGLLGGGPHLRAPLLAMLDRHAQPVGEEKTR